A single genomic interval of Staphylococcus hyicus harbors:
- a CDS encoding diacylglycerol kinase has translation MRKSARIIYNPTSGKELFKKALPDVLIKLEQAGYETSAYATQKIGDATEEAARAIDRNYDLLIVAGGDGTLNEVVNGIAEKPNRPKLGLIPMGTVNDFGRALHLPNDIFEAVDVIIQGKTVQVDIGKMNSRYFINLAGGGKPTEVSYEAPSKLKSMIGSFAYYVKGFEMLPQMHAVDVRIEYDEHVFEGEIMLFLLGLTNSMAGFEKLVPDAKLDDGNFTLLIVEKCNLAEMGHIMTLASRGEHINHPKVHYYKAQSVNISSYSDMALNVDGEYGGQLPANFLNLVRHIEVFSQSKKDNELLIDKPKQSE, from the coding sequence ATGAGAAAAAGTGCGAGAATAATTTATAATCCAACGTCTGGTAAGGAGTTGTTCAAAAAAGCGTTACCAGATGTCTTAATTAAATTAGAACAAGCTGGTTATGAAACAAGTGCTTATGCGACACAAAAAATAGGCGATGCGACAGAAGAAGCGGCCCGTGCTATTGATCGAAATTATGATTTACTCATTGTTGCTGGGGGAGACGGAACATTAAATGAAGTGGTCAATGGAATTGCAGAAAAACCAAACCGACCAAAACTCGGATTAATCCCAATGGGAACCGTTAATGATTTCGGGCGTGCCTTACATTTACCAAATGATATTTTTGAAGCAGTAGATGTAATTATACAAGGGAAAACCGTTCAAGTAGATATTGGTAAAATGAACAGCCGTTATTTTATTAATTTAGCCGGGGGCGGGAAACCGACTGAAGTGTCCTATGAGGCACCTAGTAAACTTAAGTCAATGATCGGTTCTTTTGCTTATTATGTTAAAGGTTTTGAAATGTTGCCGCAGATGCATGCGGTAGATGTAAGAATCGAATATGATGAGCATGTTTTTGAAGGAGAAATTATGTTATTTCTCTTAGGTTTAACGAATTCGATGGCTGGTTTTGAAAAACTTGTACCCGATGCAAAGCTAGATGATGGTAATTTTACGTTGTTAATTGTAGAGAAATGTAATCTTGCTGAGATGGGGCATATCATGACTTTAGCCTCACGAGGTGAACATATTAATCATCCTAAAGTGCACTATTATAAAGCGCAATCCGTCAATATTTCATCTTATAGCGATATGGCTTTAAATGTTGACGGTGAATATGGTGGTCAATTACCTGCAAACTTCTTAAATCTAGTGCGTCATATCGAAGTGTTCTCCCAATCGAAAAAAGACAATGAGTTATTAATAGACAAACCTAAGCAATCTGAATAA
- the rlmD gene encoding 23S rRNA (uracil(1939)-C(5))-methyltransferase RlmD, whose translation MSVVHKNQLLEGEVVDLTHEGHGVVKIDAYPIFIPQALIGEHINYKIIKVKKNFAIGKLMEIKKASETRVLPPCDYYNKCGGCQLQHLSYEAQLEMKRNQVVNLFHRKGKMSHVTIHPTIGMDHPWFYRNKSQIPVGGEAQHVEMGYYRQRSHDIINMEKCLIQYHAQNGIMVLLRDLLNQFDIVPYHEMSHKGLVRHVVIRKGYHSDEIMVTIVINGTELPYAREIIDTLVTTFPQIKSIKININKEKTNVIMGAKSKTLYGEDTISDTLGELQFKINDKSFYQINVLQTEKLYRTAVMYAGLTGKEIVLDAYCGIGTIALSMAHQAQHVYGVEVVPEAIEDAQRNAQLNHFMNTTFVAGSAEKVILEWQKQGIRPDVVTVDPPRKGCDTTFIETLNQLEPAKIVYVSCNPSTQLRDIQLLLNKYELVEITPVDMFPHTTHVETVALLTRKQNDE comes from the coding sequence ATGTCAGTAGTCCATAAAAATCAGTTGTTGGAAGGGGAAGTGGTCGATTTAACGCACGAAGGGCATGGTGTTGTTAAAATTGATGCATATCCTATATTTATTCCACAAGCACTAATTGGTGAACACATTAATTACAAAATTATTAAAGTAAAAAAGAATTTCGCTATAGGTAAATTAATGGAGATTAAAAAAGCGAGCGAGACGCGGGTACTGCCACCATGTGATTATTACAACAAATGTGGTGGATGCCAACTCCAACACTTAAGTTATGAAGCCCAATTAGAAATGAAACGCAATCAAGTGGTAAATCTTTTTCATCGAAAAGGGAAGATGTCACATGTGACGATACATCCAACAATAGGTATGGATCATCCATGGTTTTATCGAAATAAGTCTCAAATACCTGTAGGGGGCGAGGCGCAGCATGTAGAAATGGGGTATTATCGCCAACGTAGTCACGACATTATTAATATGGAAAAATGTTTAATCCAATATCACGCGCAAAATGGCATTATGGTCTTATTGCGAGATTTATTGAATCAATTTGATATTGTTCCTTACCATGAAATGTCTCACAAAGGTTTGGTGCGTCATGTCGTTATACGCAAAGGGTACCATAGTGATGAGATTATGGTGACTATTGTAATTAATGGAACTGAGCTGCCATATGCACGAGAGATTATTGATACATTAGTAACAACATTCCCTCAAATTAAAAGTATTAAAATAAATATTAACAAAGAAAAGACTAATGTCATCATGGGTGCTAAAAGCAAAACACTTTACGGCGAAGACACAATTTCAGATACATTAGGTGAATTGCAATTTAAAATTAATGATAAATCATTCTATCAAATTAATGTATTACAAACAGAAAAACTTTATCGTACTGCGGTCATGTATGCGGGACTGACGGGTAAAGAAATAGTTTTAGATGCGTATTGCGGTATAGGAACTATCGCGTTATCTATGGCACACCAAGCGCAACATGTTTATGGTGTAGAAGTTGTACCAGAAGCGATTGAAGATGCACAACGTAATGCACAATTAAATCATTTTATGAATACGACATTTGTTGCTGGTTCTGCTGAAAAAGTTATTTTAGAATGGCAAAAACAAGGTATTCGCCCAGATGTAGTCACAGTCGACCCTCCTCGCAAAGGGTGTGACACTACATTTATTGAGACCTTAAATCAATTAGAACCAGCTAAAATAGTATATGTCTCTTGTAACCCAAGTACGCAACTCAGAGATATTCAGCTTTTGTTAAATAAATATGAATTAGTTGAAATAACACCAGTAGACATGTTTCCACATACCACGCATGTTGAAACAGTAGCACTGTTAACACGTAAACAAAATGATGAATAG
- the dinB gene encoding DNA polymerase IV: protein MGERRIIHIDMDFFFAQVEVREQPNLKGKPVIVGGKASGRGVVATASYEARKFGVHSAMPMARAHQLCPDGYYITPRFELYKNVSNAIMTIFKSYTDDVEPLSLDEAYLDITDLVRPDLSASQIAQFIRRDIYEKTGLTASAGVSYNKFLAKLASGMNKPNGLTVITYDNVHDILMTLDIGAFPGVGSASKEKMHANGIFTGADLYQKSERELIYLFGKKGQHLYQRARGIDHRVVKSERIRKSVGAERTFSIDTNDDEQILRKVEELSRIIERRLNQLNQAGKTVTVKIKTNDYKNASKQRSLSAPLNDAETIYNIAYDLYYELKAPEIPIRLIGVTVGGLENAFYRNMTIYDFL, encoded by the coding sequence TTGGGAGAAAGAAGAATTATTCATATTGATATGGACTTTTTCTTTGCTCAAGTTGAAGTACGAGAGCAACCTAATCTTAAAGGTAAGCCAGTGATTGTCGGTGGCAAAGCGAGTGGGAGAGGTGTCGTGGCCACTGCATCATACGAGGCGCGAAAATTTGGTGTTCATTCTGCGATGCCAATGGCTCGTGCACATCAACTTTGTCCAGACGGTTATTACATCACACCTCGTTTTGAATTGTACAAAAACGTATCTAATGCGATAATGACAATATTTAAAAGCTATACAGATGACGTTGAACCCCTTTCATTAGATGAAGCTTATTTAGATATTACAGACCTCGTGAGACCTGACTTGTCAGCTTCTCAAATTGCGCAATTTATTCGGCGAGATATATATGAAAAGACGGGTTTAACTGCAAGTGCGGGTGTCTCTTATAACAAATTTTTAGCTAAGTTGGCAAGTGGTATGAACAAACCCAATGGCCTTACTGTCATAACTTATGACAATGTTCATGACATCCTTATGACTTTAGATATTGGAGCTTTTCCAGGAGTCGGAAGTGCCTCTAAAGAAAAAATGCATGCAAATGGGATTTTTACGGGTGCGGATTTATATCAAAAAAGTGAACGAGAGTTAATCTATCTATTTGGAAAAAAAGGACAACACTTATATCAACGGGCGAGAGGTATAGATCATCGGGTAGTAAAGTCAGAACGAATTCGAAAAAGTGTTGGTGCCGAGCGCACGTTTTCTATAGATACGAATGATGATGAACAAATTTTAAGAAAGGTAGAAGAATTAAGCCGTATCATCGAGCGGCGTCTAAATCAGCTTAATCAAGCCGGGAAAACGGTAACCGTGAAAATTAAAACAAATGACTATAAAAATGCTTCGAAACAAAGAAGTTTATCAGCACCACTTAATGATGCTGAAACAATTTACAACATTGCATATGATTTATATTATGAGTTAAAAGCACCCGAGATACCTATTCGTTTAATTGGTGTGACTGTCGGTGGTTTGGAAAATGCTTTTTATCGAAATATGACAATATATGATTTTCTATAA
- the murT gene encoding lipid II isoglutaminyl synthase subunit MurT: MRQWTAIHMAKLARKASRAIGKKGTDLPGQVARKIDQNILRKLAENVDEVVFVSGTNGKTTTSNLIGHTLKANDIPIIHNTEGANMAAGITSAFIVQSKANTKMAIIEIDEGSIPRVLKEMTPTKMVFTNFFRDQMDRFGEIDIMVNNIISAIENKGIALILNTDDPFVSRLKKASDDVIYYGMAKDAYPFEQSTMNESRYCPNCGKMLNYHYIHYNQLGHYTCQCGFNRVAPKYEIIHFEINPFLTLHFANETFKMKIAGDFNAYNALGAYAVLKELGLNDASIRKGFESYTSDNGRMQYFEQGSKKALINLAKNPAGMNASISMGEKLQERKVYVMSLNDFAADGRDTSWIYDADFEKLASQDIEAIIVTGSRAEELQLRLKLAEIQVPIILEKDIYKATARSMDFEGFTVAIPNYTSLTPMLDQLVRSFKEAK; encoded by the coding sequence ATGAGACAATGGACTGCGATTCATATGGCAAAATTAGCACGAAAAGCGAGTCGTGCTATTGGTAAAAAAGGGACTGACTTACCAGGTCAAGTTGCCCGAAAAATAGACCAAAATATTTTACGGAAATTAGCTGAGAATGTAGATGAAGTTGTTTTTGTAAGTGGCACCAATGGGAAAACGACGACATCGAACTTGATTGGACACACTTTGAAAGCGAATGATATTCCAATCATTCATAACACTGAAGGTGCCAATATGGCAGCGGGCATTACGTCTGCGTTTATCGTTCAATCTAAAGCCAATACTAAAATGGCAATTATTGAAATTGATGAAGGTTCAATTCCACGAGTACTTAAAGAAATGACGCCTACGAAAATGGTATTCACAAATTTTTTCCGTGATCAAATGGACCGTTTCGGTGAAATTGATATCATGGTGAATAATATTATTTCAGCCATTGAAAATAAAGGGATAGCTTTAATTTTAAATACAGATGATCCTTTCGTAAGTCGTTTGAAAAAAGCAAGTGATGACGTGATTTATTATGGTATGGCAAAAGATGCCTATCCATTTGAACAATCAACGATGAATGAAAGTCGTTATTGTCCAAACTGCGGTAAAATGTTGAATTATCATTACATTCATTATAATCAACTTGGTCATTATACATGCCAATGCGGTTTTAATAGAGTGGCTCCGAAATATGAAATTATACATTTTGAAATTAACCCATTCCTAACTTTGCATTTTGCTAATGAGACATTTAAGATGAAGATTGCTGGTGATTTTAATGCGTATAATGCGCTTGGTGCATATGCCGTTTTAAAAGAACTCGGTTTAAATGATGCTTCAATCCGTAAAGGGTTTGAGTCCTACACTTCAGATAATGGACGAATGCAATATTTTGAACAAGGTTCAAAAAAAGCCCTTATTAATTTAGCTAAAAATCCAGCTGGTATGAATGCTTCCATTTCAATGGGAGAAAAACTTCAAGAACGTAAAGTATACGTGATGAGTCTAAATGATTTTGCAGCAGATGGTCGCGATACATCATGGATTTATGATGCCGATTTTGAAAAATTAGCCAGTCAAGATATCGAAGCGATTATCGTAACTGGGTCAAGAGCTGAAGAGTTACAACTTCGACTTAAATTGGCAGAAATTCAAGTCCCTATTATTTTAGAAAAAGATATTTATAAAGCAACTGCGCGTTCGATGGATTTCGAGGGCTTTACTGTAGCTATACCTAATTATACGTCTCTTACACCGATGTTGGACCAACTTGTGCGTTCATTTAAGGAGGCGAAATAG
- a CDS encoding FUSC family protein: MTETRIKSVIGARTIKTGLATFLTALFCLWLNLNPIFAILSAVVTIEPTVKASITKGYKRLPATVMGAFIAVVCTYIFGDDSALAYGMTATLTILFCIQFNLHVGITVATLTALAMIPAIHEDYVFNFVSRLITAFIGLGTAGLVNFIVLPPKYYTQIDALIDQTESQIYALFTQRMKELLIGQYHSDKSDKAVEKLHINNARVEELLGFQRDELKYHKAKNRSEEWLRIRKLTNRAHENRLLITHLSNIIYLPEDDLILFNDDEKKAIIAITNKISQINVKGTFEPERKAATTLKNSVKGLNEFDINQVKSHTIYEILLIYRILLLRFKKLHLNNPQKSL; encoded by the coding sequence ATGACCGAGACACGCATTAAAAGCGTCATTGGCGCTAGAACAATTAAAACAGGCCTTGCTACATTTTTAACTGCTTTATTTTGTTTATGGCTTAATCTCAATCCTATATTTGCAATTTTATCAGCTGTTGTTACCATCGAGCCGACTGTAAAAGCTTCTATAACAAAAGGATATAAACGTCTTCCTGCAACAGTTATGGGTGCTTTTATTGCTGTTGTGTGTACGTATATCTTTGGAGATGACTCTGCATTAGCCTATGGAATGACAGCAACATTAACCATACTTTTTTGTATTCAATTTAATTTACACGTTGGGATTACAGTAGCAACTTTAACAGCGCTTGCAATGATTCCTGCCATTCATGAAGACTATGTGTTTAACTTCGTTTCTCGTCTCATTACTGCTTTTATTGGATTAGGTACAGCAGGATTGGTAAATTTCATCGTATTACCACCAAAGTATTACACACAAATTGATGCATTAATTGATCAAACTGAATCTCAAATCTATGCGTTATTTACACAGCGGATGAAAGAACTACTTATAGGACAATATCATTCAGACAAAAGTGATAAAGCTGTAGAAAAATTACATATTAACAATGCACGTGTTGAAGAATTATTAGGCTTTCAACGTGATGAATTAAAATATCATAAAGCCAAAAATCGTTCGGAGGAATGGCTCAGAATTAGAAAGCTAACTAACCGTGCTCATGAAAATCGACTTTTAATTACACATCTTTCAAATATCATTTATCTTCCAGAAGACGACCTTATTTTATTTAATGATGATGAAAAGAAAGCTATCATTGCAATCACAAATAAAATAAGTCAAATTAATGTGAAAGGAACATTCGAACCCGAACGAAAAGCCGCGACCACACTGAAAAATTCTGTAAAAGGCTTGAACGAGTTTGATATAAATCAAGTTAAAAGTCACACAATTTATGAAATTTTATTAATATATCGCATTTTACTCTTACGTTTCAAAAAATTACATTTAAATAACCCGCAAAAATCACTTTAA
- a CDS encoding ferritin, whose amino-acid sequence MLDKQLLEALNDQMNHEYFAAHAYMAMAAYCDHNAYEGFANFFIQQAKEERFHGKKIYDYINDRGEQAVFSSLDAPKVEFNSILETFEDGLKQEQNVTHRFYKLSEIANDKKDYATISFLNWFLDEQVEEESMFERHIDYLKRIGDDCNTLYLYEKELASRSFNEGE is encoded by the coding sequence ATGTTAGATAAACAATTATTAGAAGCTTTAAATGACCAGATGAATCATGAATATTTTGCCGCTCATGCATATATGGCTATGGCCGCATATTGTGATCATAATGCCTACGAGGGTTTTGCGAATTTCTTTATTCAACAAGCGAAAGAAGAACGTTTCCATGGTAAGAAAATTTATGATTATATAAACGACCGTGGTGAACAAGCCGTTTTTTCATCCCTAGACGCACCTAAAGTCGAATTTAATTCTATTTTAGAAACGTTTGAAGATGGATTAAAACAAGAACAAAATGTAACGCATCGTTTTTATAAACTATCTGAAATTGCCAATGACAAAAAAGACTATGCGACGATTTCTTTCTTAAATTGGTTTTTAGACGAGCAAGTTGAAGAAGAATCCATGTTCGAAAGACATATTGACTACTTAAAACGTATTGGTGATGACTGCAATACGTTATACCTATACGAAAAAGAACTTGCAAGCCGTTCATTTAATGAAGGAGAATAA
- the gatD gene encoding lipid II isoglutaminyl synthase subunit GatD, with protein sequence MYELTIFHFMPDKLNLYSDIGNIMALKYRAKQRNIKVNVIDINETDGIDLSKADIFFIGGGSDREQSLATKELAKIKTQLKEAIEDGLPGLTICGGYQFLGKKYITPDGEVLEGLNILDFYTESQTERLTGDVVIESETFGTIVGFENHGGRTYHHFDTLGHVTYGYGNNATDKKEGIHYKNLLGTYLHGPVLPKNHEMTDYLLEVAAKRKGIPFEPKHIDNTAEEQAKQVLIDRARKNNQSS encoded by the coding sequence ATGTATGAATTAACAATTTTTCATTTTATGCCGGACAAACTAAACTTATATAGTGATATTGGAAATATTATGGCATTGAAATACAGAGCAAAACAACGCAACATTAAGGTGAATGTTATAGATATTAATGAAACGGATGGCATAGATCTTTCGAAGGCAGATATTTTCTTTATTGGCGGTGGCAGTGACCGTGAACAATCATTAGCGACGAAAGAATTAGCTAAAATAAAAACACAGTTAAAAGAGGCGATTGAAGATGGGCTGCCAGGGTTAACTATATGTGGTGGTTACCAATTTTTAGGCAAAAAATATATTACACCAGATGGCGAAGTTTTAGAAGGATTAAATATCCTCGATTTTTACACGGAGTCTCAAACTGAACGTTTAACCGGTGATGTCGTTATTGAAAGTGAAACATTCGGGACAATCGTTGGTTTCGAAAATCATGGCGGACGTACATATCATCATTTTGATACGTTAGGTCATGTCACATATGGTTACGGCAATAATGCGACGGACAAAAAAGAAGGGATTCATTATAAAAATCTGTTAGGAACGTATTTACATGGTCCTGTCTTACCTAAAAACCATGAAATGACAGATTATTTATTAGAAGTGGCAGCGAAACGAAAAGGCATACCTTTCGAACCGAAACATATCGATAATACGGCTGAAGAGCAAGCCAAACAAGTATTGATTGATCGTGCACGTAAAAATAATCAGTCATCATAA
- a CDS encoding 3'-5' exonuclease, whose translation MAQNSFVALDFETANYKRTSVCAVGMVKVIDHELTETFYTLVNPNDYFSPKNIDVHGIQPEDVLSAPNFKYVFPYMLQFIDQMPLVAHNAAFDMSVLHACLKAHHFETPDLTYFCSCQLSKKTVPSERNGLKHMMQYYQLDFHGHHDALNDAKACAMITYRLLQHYPSLDNVLRIYGKNLKDKDLL comes from the coding sequence TTGGCTCAAAATAGTTTTGTAGCATTAGACTTTGAAACTGCAAATTATAAACGAACAAGTGTGTGCGCCGTAGGTATGGTTAAAGTTATAGACCATGAACTAACAGAAACATTTTATACGCTTGTAAATCCAAATGATTACTTTTCACCTAAAAATATAGACGTTCATGGCATTCAACCTGAAGACGTTTTAAGCGCTCCAAATTTCAAATATGTTTTTCCATATATGCTTCAATTTATTGATCAAATGCCGCTTGTTGCGCATAATGCTGCTTTTGACATGTCAGTTTTACATGCATGTTTAAAAGCACACCATTTTGAAACACCAGACTTAACTTACTTTTGCTCATGTCAACTCTCAAAAAAGACAGTACCTTCAGAACGCAATGGATTAAAACATATGATGCAATATTATCAATTAGATTTTCACGGTCATCATGACGCCCTGAATGATGCAAAAGCTTGTGCGATGATTACGTACCGTTTACTTCAACATTATCCAAGTTTAGATAATGTATTGCGTATATATGGGAAAAATTTAAAGGATAAGGATTTATTATAG
- a CDS encoding carboxylesterase family protein, producing MTVKEVHIKTRVGQVTGIVDQDVQKFLGIRYAHARRFAQPEPYSYQNDSIQATAHAPIAWQSQSFFERFYLGTDYDTKTQTEFPQYLSITRPKPTNKELLPVMVWIHGGSFVNGSGENPEYDPTPLVKQEQVIVVNLSYRLGVLGFMYNSNGELANLGLLDQIEGLKWVKAYIEDFGGDPNNITIFGQSAGGESVRALLVAKGTEQLFQRAIIQSAPIGLMKGRHQMTSKMLEILKSVSFDADLKEFKTMQTFLTEHNPGKGFMKLMPFGPHYGIYPLPHESELSRIIEQRAKYVDLLIGHAYREVNVFIYVNAFQRKLSELPVLKWIFAAIVNILTRLIYARPSYAFYRDFLNHQGRAFYYRFNWLKNEHFFAAGHCSELGLLFDPKPYLRSPLFALLPQERIDNAGKIMKKVWGDFARHGKIEITQPKEVITIIK from the coding sequence ATGACTGTAAAGGAAGTTCATATAAAAACGCGTGTCGGACAAGTAACGGGTATAGTGGATCAAGATGTTCAAAAATTTTTAGGAATACGCTATGCGCATGCCCGTCGATTTGCACAACCCGAACCGTATTCATATCAAAATGATAGTATTCAAGCGACAGCGCATGCCCCAATTGCCTGGCAGTCACAGTCTTTTTTTGAGCGCTTTTATTTAGGAACTGATTATGATACGAAAACGCAAACTGAATTTCCACAATATTTATCTATTACACGTCCGAAACCAACGAATAAGGAATTACTTCCCGTAATGGTGTGGATTCATGGAGGTTCCTTTGTGAATGGTAGTGGTGAAAATCCTGAATATGATCCAACACCATTAGTCAAACAAGAGCAAGTCATCGTTGTTAATTTAAGCTATCGTTTAGGTGTGTTAGGTTTCATGTATAATTCCAATGGTGAACTTGCCAACTTAGGTTTATTAGATCAAATTGAGGGTTTAAAATGGGTGAAAGCCTATATCGAGGATTTTGGTGGTGATCCAAATAATATTACAATTTTTGGTCAATCTGCTGGAGGAGAATCGGTTAGAGCGTTATTGGTAGCTAAAGGGACCGAGCAATTGTTCCAAAGAGCAATTATTCAAAGTGCGCCAATTGGACTCATGAAAGGGCGTCATCAAATGACATCCAAAATGTTGGAAATTTTAAAATCAGTCTCATTTGATGCTGATTTAAAAGAGTTTAAAACAATGCAAACGTTTTTGACAGAACATAATCCAGGCAAAGGATTTATGAAACTGATGCCTTTTGGACCACATTATGGCATATATCCGCTACCCCATGAATCTGAACTTTCCAGGATTATTGAACAACGTGCGAAATATGTAGATCTACTTATAGGTCATGCCTATAGAGAGGTTAACGTATTTATATATGTTAATGCGTTTCAACGCAAACTGAGTGAGCTGCCTGTATTAAAGTGGATATTTGCAGCAATTGTAAATATTTTGACACGGTTGATTTATGCGCGACCGTCTTACGCTTTTTATCGGGATTTTTTAAATCATCAAGGGCGTGCCTTTTATTATCGTTTTAATTGGTTAAAAAATGAGCACTTTTTTGCAGCTGGCCATTGCTCAGAGCTCGGATTATTGTTCGATCCTAAACCTTATTTGAGATCGCCACTTTTTGCATTATTACCACAAGAAAGAATAGACAATGCTGGAAAAATTATGAAGAAAGTGTGGGGAGATTTTGCACGTCATGGCAAAATCGAAATCACCCAACCTAAAGAGGTCATCACTATCATTAAGTAA
- the map gene encoding type I methionyl aminopeptidase → MIVKTDEELQALKEIGAICAKIRDTMVKATVPGVTTKELDNIAKEMFEAEGALSAPIHDENFPGQTCISVNEEVAHGIPGKRVIKEGDLVNIDVSALKNGYYADTGISFVVGTSNEPMKQKVCDAAQEAFDAAMTKIKPGSKLSQIGKAVHATARKNNLKVIKNLTGHGVGLSLHEAPAHIMNYYEPQDKTLLKEGMVLAVEPFISSNASYVTEGKNEWAFETKDKSYVAQVEHTVIVTKDGPLLTTRSEIE, encoded by the coding sequence ATGATTGTTAAAACAGATGAAGAACTTCAGGCTTTAAAAGAAATTGGTGCCATATGTGCCAAAATTAGAGATACAATGGTTAAGGCTACAGTGCCTGGGGTAACAACGAAAGAATTAGATAACATTGCTAAAGAAATGTTTGAAGCTGAAGGCGCACTTTCCGCACCTATTCACGATGAAAATTTTCCGGGTCAAACATGTATTAGTGTAAACGAAGAAGTGGCGCATGGCATACCTGGTAAACGTGTCATAAAAGAAGGCGACTTAGTCAATATTGATGTCTCTGCCTTAAAGAATGGCTATTATGCTGATACAGGTATTTCATTTGTAGTGGGGACATCGAATGAACCTATGAAACAAAAAGTTTGTGACGCAGCTCAAGAAGCTTTTGATGCTGCAATGACTAAAATTAAGCCAGGTTCAAAACTGAGCCAAATTGGTAAAGCAGTGCATGCCACAGCACGTAAAAATAATTTAAAAGTCATTAAAAATTTAACTGGTCACGGGGTCGGTTTATCTTTACATGAAGCACCTGCACACATTATGAATTATTATGAACCTCAAGATAAGACATTATTGAAAGAGGGTATGGTGTTAGCGGTCGAGCCGTTTATTTCTTCAAATGCCTCATATGTTACAGAAGGTAAAAATGAATGGGCATTTGAAACAAAAGATAAAAGTTACGTTGCACAAGTTGAACATACTGTGATTGTTACGAAAGATGGTCCATTATTAACAACACGATCAGAGATAGAATAA
- a CDS encoding metalloprotease family protein has protein sequence MYTINIFEDSKIRKRLLLTQCIVALVFIVLSYKWSMALTGLEEKNIIANLTVGFVGLVMVVIIQELIRYVLLRLLYTKATPKYKFDYCYVLSYLPDVKMNRKTFSTVMLLPSMLMSMMLLLIFINVPNTYIIFIFSFYMGYTFLSVYLVILVFSNKQAQSVELTEEGLSICCDESSHMN, from the coding sequence ATGTATACCATTAATATTTTTGAGGATTCTAAAATACGAAAACGACTCTTACTCACACAATGTATCGTCGCATTAGTATTTATTGTCTTGAGTTATAAGTGGTCGATGGCATTAACGGGATTAGAGGAAAAAAATATCATTGCGAATCTTACTGTAGGTTTTGTTGGGTTAGTTATGGTCGTCATCATTCAAGAATTGATTCGTTATGTGTTATTACGATTGTTGTATACAAAAGCGACGCCTAAATACAAGTTCGATTATTGTTATGTACTTAGTTATTTGCCCGATGTCAAAATGAATCGCAAAACATTTAGCACGGTAATGTTACTACCAAGTATGTTGATGAGTATGATGTTACTTCTAATTTTTATAAATGTACCGAATACGTATATTATATTTATCTTTTCATTTTATATGGGGTATACTTTTTTATCCGTTTATCTTGTCATACTTGTATTTAGTAATAAGCAAGCACAGTCCGTCGAACTTACTGAAGAAGGGTTATCTATTTGTTGTGATGAGTCGAGTCATATGAATTAA